The region AGCACGGCGTCCAGGTCGGTCGAGACATCCGCGACCGGGTCGAGGCCATGGCGCTCGGCCATCTCCTTGAGCACGTGCTCCCGGCGGCCGACGAGCAGCGGCTCGGGCCACAGCACGGTGCCGTCGCCGAGGTCCAGGCCGCCCTGTTCGCGAAGGGCGAGGAGAGAGCGGACGAGGTGCTGGCGGTAGCCCATCCGGCCGGTCACACCGTTCATGGCGATCCGCACTGTCTTGCGTGTCACCTGGTCTCCTTCGAGAGATGCCCCCGCCTTCAGGCGGAGGAGGAATCGAACCCCTGCAGATCGGGGCAAGGAAGGGGAATTCGCCTCCAGGGGCGAAATCCCACCCATACGATCGGGTAAGGTATGTGTCGTGCGTTGCGAGAACCAAGCACGCACAACGTGCTGAGCGAGAACCAAGCCAGCGCAACCCAACGCTTTCGGGCAGCCGGGCAGGTTCCGTCCCGGCTGGCGCTGAGGGAGTAAGACCTTTCAGGTCGCTGACTTGCGGGGCTTCCTGAGCCAGGAATCCCCCTGCTTCAGCTGGGGGGAGGGTTCAAGTGGGTTCTTCTCCTCACGTGACAGTAAGCGCTTTCTAATGCTCAACGCTAGCTGCCCCGCCCCACCCCTGTACAGACCGAACACAGGGGCGGGAAGGGGCCGGTCAGCGCTTCAGCGCAGCGTCAGCCGATAGCGCAGGGGCGAACGCCCGGTGATCAGGACCCGCTGTCCCGCCGGGGTCAGATCGCCGCCCATCCAGCTATAGCGCTCGCCGGAGTCCACGACGGCGGGCTGGCGCGGGCCGCTGCCGTTGCCGGGCCCAAAGGTGATCACGTCATCGCCCGCCGTATATGTCCCGTACCCCTTGACCAGCGCATACGTGTCCTTCTGGCCGGGCACGGGGTCGGCCCCGGTCAGCTTTCCGCCGCTGCGGAAGCACAGTTCGAGGGCGAACGGGACCTCGGACTCGCCGATGTGGAGGTCCAGGTTCCAGCCGCCGTCGGCCTCCGCGATCCGTATCTCGGTGCGCAGGGTGCGCCACTCCTTGGGGCGGTGTGGAAAGTCCATCGCGGACCAGAACCGGCCGTCGTCGGTCAGCGGATACCGCCCGTCGGGGCGGCGGTGCTGGGGCGGCAGCGGCAGATGGTATCCGGCCCGCACCTCGGCCCACAGCCGCCAGCCGTCCGCCGTGGCTTCCACGTCCTCGGCCCGGAAGTGGCCGAGCGAGAAGAACTGCGGGGACAGCCGGAGCGAGTCCAGGATGGCCGCGCCCTTGCGCCATTTGAAGAACGTCGGGTTGGTGGACAGACCCGAGGAGATCGCGTGCACGTCGGGGAAGTCGGTGCCGCCGAAGATCGTGGTCCGCGTCCTCCCCTTCGCGATCCGCACCAGCCCGCAGTCCCGGTCGTGGAAGGTGAACTCCCCGGGCACCCCGGTGGCCTTGGGCAGCGGCGCGGCCAGCTCCGGATGGTCCAGCACCTCGGCCAGGAAGTCCCCCAGCGGGGTCTCGTCGAAGGTCTGGTCCGCCCCGCGCCGCTGGATGGTGGCGGCGACGGCCGCGAACCGCCCGTCCCGCTCCCGCAGCGCCAGCGCCCGGAACTGCAGCCAGTACTCGGACAGATGCTTGAGGGACTTCTGGTCCTGGCGGCGCGAATGCACCGTCTCCACCTCGCCGCCCGGCTCCAGGAGGTGCAGGGTGGCTTCCAGATTGCGGCGCACGGGGTCGTACAGCCGCGGGCGCTCGGTGAGCCGGGCCAGGGTCAGCAGCGAGGGGTTGGTGACGATGGGCGCGTAGGTGGCGCTGCGCTCGCTGTACTGGCCGCTGTCGTACTGGTCGATGCCCTCGGCCAGCCAGGCGTCGATACGGCGGGCGTAGCGGGCGTCGGGCCAGAAGGAGTTGATCCTGGCCAGCGCGGCGCACACCTTCCAGCGGTGGTTGGGGGTGTGCACCCCGCCGGTGGACAGGCCCTTGCCCGCCTTGAGCAGAATCGTCTTCAAGGTGGCGCGGATCGCGCGGGTGCCGCTGTGGCCGTCCGCGTCCAGCAGGCCGTACACCAGGCCCAGATCGACGATCGAGAAGGCGGTGTCCGGGGGCGAGTGGACCGCACCCTGGTCGTACAGGCCGTCGTCGAACTGGGCGGCGGCCAGGGCGTCCACGAGCCGGGTCATCGGCGCGATCAGCGCGCCGTCGTGGTGGTGGGCGGCGTCGCCCCACACATGCACGGAGGTGAGCAGCCGCAGGCTCCGGGCGGCGGGGCGGGCCTGGCCGAGGTTGTTGAGCTGGTCGAGGACCGCGTCGAGCCCGTCCACGACCTCGGCCACCCGGGCGTCGGCCGCCTCGGTGAGCAGGGCCAGGAACGGCTTGTCGACCCGGCCCGCGGCGGAGGCCCGGCCCTCGGCCGAGGCGGCACCCGGAGCGCCGACGGACAGCAGCCCGCCCGCGACGGCGGTCCCGGCGAGAAAGTGACGGCGGGGCAGGGGCGTCATCGGTGGTGCTCCGTGGCTCTCAAAGGTGGTGCTCCGTGGCTCTGGCGGCGATCGCGAGGGGGCCGGGGACGAGGAAGAGCAGCGGCGGATAGGCCCAGGCGCAGACGGCGGCGGTGGCGACGGCCAGCAGCAGCACGCCGCTCGCCCGGGGCCCGCGCACGCTGTCGTACGCCGCCGAGCGCAGCGCGGTACGCCAGCTCGTCGCCGACTCGGGGCGGGCGCAGGCCCGCAGATAGACGACGGCGAGCAGTCCGGCCACGGCGAGCAGCGCGGGCCGGAAGAGCACCGCGCCCGGCAGCCCCGCGCCCGCCGCGAGCGCGTTGAACAGCAGCAGGGCGCCGCCGGCCAGCAGCCCCGCCCCGGCCAGCAGATCGCCGGTGCGCAGCCGCCTCCGCAGCGCGCGGAGATAGCCGCCCGCCGTGGTGGGCGCGTCCTGGCGCACCCGCCGGTCCAGGACGGCGCAGGCCGTGGACATGGCGGCCGGGGCGGTGATCAGCGGCAGCGAGGCGGCGGCCGTGGCCAGGCCCACCGCCAGGACGTCGGCGAAGAGCGCGAAGCGCGGGCCGAACAGCTCGCCGGGTTCACGTCTGGTGGCGGTGTCCATGGCCGGTCACCCCTTCAGTCCGGAGCTGGCCATGCCCTCGACCAGGAATCGCTGGAACGCGAGGAAGAAGAGCACGATGGGCAGCAGGGCGAACACGGACATCGCGAACATCGGGCCGAAGGCCGACTGGCTGGAGGCGTCCACGAAGGACCGCAGGGCCAGGGTCAGGGTGAACTTCTCCGGCTCGAAGAGATAGATGAGCTGGGTGAAGAAGTCGTTCCAGGTCCAGATGAAGGTGAAGATCGCGGTGGTGATCAGGGCGGGCCGGGTCAGCGGCAGGATGACGCTGAAGAACGAGCGGAAGGGCCCGCAGCCGTCGATCCGCGCAGCCTCCTCCAGCTCACGCGGCAGTCCGCGCATGAACTGCACGATGAGGAAGACGAAGAAGGCGTCGGTGGCCAGGAACTTCGGCAGGATCATCGGCCAGTAGGTGTTCACCATGCCGAGCTGGTTGAAGATGATGTACTGCGGAATGAGGATGGCGTGGTGCGGCAGCATGATCGTCGCGATCATGAACGCGAAGAGCGGACCGCGCATCCTGAACCGCAGCCGCGCGAAGGCGTACGCGGCGAGCGAGCAGCTTATGACGTTGCCGAGCACCGCGCCGCACGCGATGAGCAGCGAGTTCCACAGCAGCCGTCCGACGCTGACCTCGTTCACCCCGTCCAGGGCGGTGGAGTAGTTGCTCCATTCGAAGTGGCTGGGCAGCAGCTTGAGGCTGGCGATGACCTCGTCGGCGGGCTTGAACGAGGTCGCCAGCAGCCAGGCCAGCGGATAGAGCATCACCAGCAGCACGGCGATCAGGCAGGCGTGCAGCGCGATCCGGCCGGCGGGCCGCCGCCGCGCCGCCGGGGCGGCCGGGGCGGTGGAGATCGGGGCGGTGGTCATCGGGCCCCCTCGTTGTTGTCGTTGGCGTAGAAGACCCAGGCCCGGGAGGTGCGGAAGAGGACCGCGGTGACGACCCCGATGGCCAGCAGCAGCGCCCAGGCCATGGCGGAGGCGTAGCCCATATGGGAGGCGGTGAAGCCGCGGTCGTAGAGGTAGAGCGTGTAGACCAGCGTGGAGTCGGCGGGTCCGCCCTTGCCCGCGCTGACCGCGAAGGCGGGGGTGAAGACCTGGAACGCCTGGATCATCTGGAGCACCAGGTTGAAGAAGAGCACCGGGGAGAGCATCGGGATGGTGATGGAGCGGAACTGCCGCCACCAGGAGGCCCCGTCGACCGCCGCCGCCTCGTACAGCTCGACGGGTATCTGCTGGAGCCCGGCCAGGAAGATCACCATGGGGGCGCCGAACTGCCAGATGGTCAGCAGCGCGACCGACAGGATGGCCCAGCCCGGCTTGTTGATCCAGCCGCCGATGTCGATGCCCATGCCGGAGAGCAGGTTGTCCACCGAGCCGCCGTCGTTGAAGATCGCCCGCCAGACCAGGGCGATGGACATCGACGCACCGAGCAGCGAGGGCGCGTAGAACGCCGAGCGGTAGAAGCCCTTGCCGCGCTTGACCGACTTCAGCGCGATGGCGACGGCGAGCGCCATGGCGAGCTGCAGCGGCACCGCGATCACGACATACGTCAGGGTCGTGATGACCGACCGCCAGTAGCGGGGGTCCTCGGTGAACATCTGCGTGTAGTTGCGGAAGCCGATCCACTGGGGCGCGTCGAACATGTCGTAGTCGGTGAACGACAGATACAGGGACACGGCCATGGGCAGCAGCGTCAGCACGGCGGCGCCGAGCACCCATGGGGACAGGAACACCCAGGCGGCCCCCTGCCGCTCGCGCTTCGGCGCCCGCCTGCCGCCGGTGGCGGGGGGCGCGGCGTCCTGGGGGCGGGTCGCGGTCGCGGTCATTGCCTCAGCTCCGCCTTCGCCTCGGTGATGTAGTTCTTTGCCGCCTCGCGCGGCGACAGGCGCTCGTAACTGACCTGGTCGTAGTCGCGCGAGAAGGTGCCCTGCAGTGAGGTGTCACCCTTGGGCGGCGCGGGCGGCGGGTCCTTCAGCTTGCCCTCGAACTGCTTCTGGTAGGTGGAGATGACCTGGTCGAAGCCCTCCAGCTTGGGCAGGACGCCCTGCCGGATGGCGTCGTTGGCCGGGATGCCGCGGGAGGCGCCGAGGATGGCGCCCGCCTCCTTGTCGTTGAGCAGGAAGTCGATGAACTGGGCCGCCTGCTTGGGGTGTCCGGTCTTGGCCGAGGCGCCGAAGAACATCGACGGTTTGAAGTACTGCCCGGGGGTGCCGTCCTCGCCGACCGGGAACGGTGCCAGCTTCAGCCCCTCGCCGACGATGGCCGAATAGCCGCTGACGGGGGCGTCCCAGTTGAAGTCGGCGACGGACTTCAGCCGGCCCAGCGGAGTGTTCTCCACCGTGCCGTCCATCTGGGTGGTCTGCTCGGCGGACGAGACCGCGCCCTCCTTACGGAGCTTCGTGCACCACTCCCAGTAACGCGTCAGATCGTCGGCGGTGAAGCCGAGCTTCTCGTCCTTGGCGTAGAGGGACTTGCCCCGGCTGCGCAGCCAGATCTCGAAGACGTCCTCGCTCTGGCCCGGGTCGGTGGAGCCGACCCGCCCCTGTGTCGCCGGGGACGCCGCCAGCTTGCGCATCGCATCGGCCCAGTCGTCCCAGGTCCAGGTCAGGGTGGGTGCGGGGACGCCCGCCTTGCGCCACAGCGTGGCGTCGTACGCCATCGTCTCGGTGCCGCGGGCCACCGGGAGCGCGTACTGCTCGCCGTCCACCACTCCGGTGGCCAGCAGCCCCTTGTCGATCTCCGAGGTGCGCAGCTCGGGGTGTTTGCCGAGGTTCAGCAGGATGCCGGAGGTGGCGTACTGGTTGATCTGCCGGTAGTCGAGCTGCATCACATCGGGGGCGTCGCCGCCCGCCGCCTGCGTGGCCAGCTTCGCCTTGTAGGTGTCGAAGCCCGCGAAGGACGTGCTGATGTCGATGTCGGGGTGGCGCTCCTCGAAGAGCCCCACGGCCTCTTCGGTGCGGGCGGCCCGGTCGGGGTTTCCCCACCAGGTGAACCGCAGGCTGACCTTGCCGCCCGAGCCGCCGCCGCCATCGCCGCCGCAGCCCGTGAGGGTCCCCCCGAGCGTGAGCACGAGAGCCAGGGCGCAGGACGCCTTTGTCCTGTTTCTGCGCATACCGGAGCCGACCTCCCTCCTGAATTGTCCGCCCAGCGTATGAGCGTGCGTGGTGGTGTGCTACGGCTGCTATTCGCCGTAGTACGGGAGCGTGACACCGGGCAGTTCGTACTCGTCCCGGCGGCCGCACATGCCGTAGCCGCCCCGGCGGCTGGGCCCGGTCGCGGTGACCCGCGCCTCGGCCAGATGCGAGGGGTCGCCCGCGGCGAGCGCGGTGAGCTGCTCTCCGGTGCGCCGCGCGGCGGCGAGCGCCCCGTCCCGCCAGCGCGGCTCCCACTCCTTCACCTTGGGCGCGGCGATCCGCACCGCCGCCTCGTGGAAGGCGCGCAGCGGTCCGTCGTCGCCCTTCTCGGCGGCGGCCCGCAGCGTCAGATAGCCCTCGATCGCCAGGTCCCGGCGGCGCCGGGCGGCCGCGTCGGCCTCCGGCCCCTCCTTGGCGGGCAGCGCGGCGGCCGCCGCGTACCGCTCGGGGTCGGCCAGCACCTCGGGCGGGAAGGTGAAGACGGCGTCCCCGGCCTCCGGCAGCCCGCTGTTCTGCATCAGCACGGTCACCTTGAGGCCGCCGCCCTGCACCATCCGGTGCACCGTGCCGGGGGTGAACCACACCACCGCGCCCGGCTCCAGCGGGGTCTCGGTGAAGCCGTCCCCGACGGTCAGGGTCTGCACGGCGCCGCGTCCCGCGGTGACCACATACGCCTCGGTGCAGGCCAGATGGAGATGGGGGCTGCCGCCGCACACCCCGTCGGCCGCCTCCCACTCGTACGCGCTGATGTGGGACATCCCCACACCGCCCGGCAGCGGGGCGAACATCTCGCTCATGCGGCTCACCACCCGTGGTTCTCGAGGTAGCCCTCGGCGCGCGCCCGGTCCCAGGCGCCGTCCGCGACCACCACCCGGTAGCGGTAGCCGAAGGACTCCCCCGGCGGAAGCTCGAACTCCTCGAAGAACGCCCAGGAGGGGGCGACCGAGGGGATCGGCTCGGAGCGTACGAACCAGTGGGAGGCGTGGATCGCGTCGGTGTGGTCGAGGTTTTCCGGCGCGTGTGCGAACAGCAGCGTGGAGTGCCCGTCGACGCCGTCGTGCTCACCGGTGAACGCGACCCAGGGGGCCTCGGCGGCCGGGGTGCCCATCAGGTCCGAGGCGCCCTTCTCGCCCTCGCCGCCGCGCCCGTCCGGGCCGATCACGTCGC is a window of Streptomyces violaceusniger Tu 4113 DNA encoding:
- a CDS encoding carbohydrate ABC transporter permease, whose amino-acid sequence is MTTAPISTAPAAPAARRRPAGRIALHACLIAVLLVMLYPLAWLLATSFKPADEVIASLKLLPSHFEWSNYSTALDGVNEVSVGRLLWNSLLIACGAVLGNVISCSLAAYAFARLRFRMRGPLFAFMIATIMLPHHAILIPQYIIFNQLGMVNTYWPMILPKFLATDAFFVFLIVQFMRGLPRELEEAARIDGCGPFRSFFSVILPLTRPALITTAIFTFIWTWNDFFTQLIYLFEPEKFTLTLALRSFVDASSQSAFGPMFAMSVFALLPIVLFFLAFQRFLVEGMASSGLKG
- a CDS encoding carbohydrate ABC transporter permease, producing MTATATRPQDAAPPATGGRRAPKRERQGAAWVFLSPWVLGAAVLTLLPMAVSLYLSFTDYDMFDAPQWIGFRNYTQMFTEDPRYWRSVITTLTYVVIAVPLQLAMALAVAIALKSVKRGKGFYRSAFYAPSLLGASMSIALVWRAIFNDGGSVDNLLSGMGIDIGGWINKPGWAILSVALLTIWQFGAPMVIFLAGLQQIPVELYEAAAVDGASWWRQFRSITIPMLSPVLFFNLVLQMIQAFQVFTPAFAVSAGKGGPADSTLVYTLYLYDRGFTASHMGYASAMAWALLLAIGVVTAVLFRTSRAWVFYANDNNEGAR
- a CDS encoding ABC transporter substrate-binding protein, whose protein sequence is MRRNRTKASCALALVLTLGGTLTGCGGDGGGGSGGKVSLRFTWWGNPDRAARTEEAVGLFEERHPDIDISTSFAGFDTYKAKLATQAAGGDAPDVMQLDYRQINQYATSGILLNLGKHPELRTSEIDKGLLATGVVDGEQYALPVARGTETMAYDATLWRKAGVPAPTLTWTWDDWADAMRKLAASPATQGRVGSTDPGQSEDVFEIWLRSRGKSLYAKDEKLGFTADDLTRYWEWCTKLRKEGAVSSAEQTTQMDGTVENTPLGRLKSVADFNWDAPVSGYSAIVGEGLKLAPFPVGEDGTPGQYFKPSMFFGASAKTGHPKQAAQFIDFLLNDKEAGAILGASRGIPANDAIRQGVLPKLEGFDQVISTYQKQFEGKLKDPPPAPPKGDTSLQGTFSRDYDQVSYERLSPREAAKNYITEAKAELRQ
- a CDS encoding cupin yields the protein MSEMFAPLPGGVGMSHISAYEWEAADGVCGGSPHLHLACTEAYVVTAGRGAVQTLTVGDGFTETPLEPGAVVWFTPGTVHRMVQGGGLKVTVLMQNSGLPEAGDAVFTFPPEVLADPERYAAAAALPAKEGPEADAAARRRRDLAIEGYLTLRAAAEKGDDGPLRAFHEAAVRIAAPKVKEWEPRWRDGALAAARRTGEQLTALAAGDPSHLAEARVTATGPSRRGGYGMCGRRDEYELPGVTLPYYGE